In Carya illinoinensis cultivar Pawnee chromosome 10, C.illinoinensisPawnee_v1, whole genome shotgun sequence, one DNA window encodes the following:
- the LOC122279378 gene encoding MACPF domain-containing protein CAD1, which produces MNNPSTMDNSETTSRSAATTRSFSSDALSTTLCNSIQALGRGFDVTSDIRLLYCKGAPGSRLVHLDEDHTRDLVLNDGVVVPNVPVDIECSMGNSGIERRSVCCFHEMAEYFNKKSGVSGSIPLGSFNAMFNFTGSWQIDAAATKSLAMVGYIIPLFEVKLTKSNLCLREEIKRVVPYSWDFASLASFIENFGTHIVTSATIGGRDVVYIRQHHFSPLSTLDVESYLKDIGDQRFLDSKGQSSAGPLKYKDKDVTVIFRRRGGDDLEQSHAKWAETVQLAPDVINMTFTPIVSLLEGVPGIKHLARAIDLYLEYKPPIEDLQYFLDFQIARAWAPEQNLHRKEPVCPSLQFSLMGPKLQVSPDQVTVGRKPVTGLRLNLEGSKQNRLAIHLQHLVSLPKILQPHWDAHVAIGAPKWQGPEEQDSRWFEPIKWKNFSHVSTAPIQHTDTCIGDLSGVHIVTGAQLGVWEFGAKNVLHLKLLFSNVPGCTIRRSVWDHSPSTLNNSQRPDGSSSSVSSDKREDNSSQIGKLAKIVDFTEMSKGPQDIPGHWLVTGAKLGVDKGKIVLRVKYSLLNY; this is translated from the exons ATGAATAATCCTTCCACTATGGACAACTCGGAAACAACGTCAAGATCAGCAGCGACAACGAGAAGCTTTAGCTCTGATGCCTTGTCCACCACTCTCTGCAACTCAATCCAAGCTCTGGGTCGAGGCTTCGATGTCACCTCAGATATTAGGCTCCTATACTGCAAGGGAGCTCCTGGGTCGAGGCTGGTTCATCTTGATGAGGACCACACCAGGGATCTTGTTCTTAACGATGGCGTTGTGGTGCCAAATGTGCCTGTTGACATTGAGTGCTCCATGGGGAATAGTGGCATAGAGAGAAGATCTGTATGCTGCTTCCATGAG ATGGcagaatattttaataagaaatcAGGTGTATCGGGAAGCATCCCGCTGGGGAGTTTTAATGCGATGTTCAATTTCACTGGTTCTTGGCAAATTGATGCAGCAGCTACGAAATCTCTTGCTATGGTTGGATACATCATTCCCCTATTTGAAgtaaaattaacaaaatcaaatttatgtttACGTGAAGAAATCAAACGTGTTGTTCCATACTCTTGGGATTTTGCATCTTTGGCAAG ttttattgaaaattttggtaCCCATATTGTTACTTCAGCAACAATTGGTGGAAGGGATGTAGTTTATATCAGGCAACACCACTTCTCTCCTTTGTCCACATTGGATGTTGAGAGCTATTTGAAAGACATTGGGGATCAGAGGTTTCTGGACTCAAAAGGCCAATCAAGTGCTGGTCCCTTAAAATACAAGGACAAG GATGTCACTGTAATTTTTAGGAGGAGAGGAGGCGATGATCTTGAGCAGAGTCATGCCAAGTGGGCTGAGACTGTGCAATTGGCACCCGATGTGATTAACATGACATTTACACCCATTGTTTCTCTCTTGGAAGGTGTGCCTGGAATAAAGCATCTAGCCCGTGCAATTGATTTATATCTAGAGT ACAAGCCACCCATTGAAGACTTGCAGTATTTCTTGGATTTTCAAATTGCTCGAGCTTGGGCCCCAGAACAGAATCTACACAGAAAGGAGCCTGTGTGTCCCTCCCTTCAGTTCAGCTTGATGGGCCCAAAGCTACAAGTGAGCCCGGATCAG GTAACAGTTGGTCGGAAGCCAGTGACTGGGCTTAGACTTAACCTAGAAGGGAGCAAACAGAATCGACTTGCTATCCATTTGCAACATTTAGTGTCTCTTCCAAAAATTCTTCAACCCCATTGGGATGCGCACGTGGCCATTGGTGCACCCAAGTGGCAGGGTCCAGAGGAACAAGACAGTCGCTGGTTTGAGCCAATCAAGTGGAAGAACTTCTCCCATGTCAGCACTGCACCTATTCAGCATACTGATACTTGCATTGGAGACCTTTCTGGCGTTCATATTGTCACAGGGGCTCAGCTTGGTGTATGGGAATTTGGAGCCAAGAACGTGTTACACCTCAAACTCCTCTTCTCTAATGTACCAGGATGTACAATAAGGCGATCTGTTTGGGATCACAGCCCTTCCACACTTAATAATTCACAGAGGCCCGATGGCAGTTCTTCGTCAGTTTCAAGTGACAAAAGGGAAGATAATTCAAGCCAAATTGGAAAACTGGCAAAAATAGTAGACTTCACAGAAATGTCAAAGGGGCCACAAGATATCCCTGGTCACTGGCTAGTCACAGGGGCAAAACTTGGGGTTGATAAGGGAAAGATTGTATTGCGCGTAAAATACTCCTTGCTGAATTACTGA